In Vibrio alginolyticus NBRC 15630 = ATCC 17749, one genomic interval encodes:
- a CDS encoding ABC transporter substrate-binding protein, with protein MDFKKHSTALLISSLFTPFLATSVAAETLPKGIQLAAEQHLVRANDAEAATLDPAKAEGLPEMHVIRDLFEGLVIQDRDGNIIPGVAESWETNDNQTFTFHLRKDAKWSNGEPVTADDFVYSLRRAVDPKTASPNVWYLKLTKIKNIADVAEDKKPLDDLGIKAVDKYTLRFELDSQVPYFVAMTGHTSMMPVHQATVENRDKPWSDPDQFVSNGAFTLDKWVVNERIELVKSPNYWDSADTHLNRVTYIPFENQNASINRYAAGELDITSDVPTHMAQKLKQDYKQAYTVVPLLCTYYYAFNTTRPPFDDARVRQAVSYSIMRDVITNGVTQVGNLPAYTFAHQYTAGFDATPPEYSKWSQQQRDEKARQLLKEAGYSQDKPLDFKLLYNTSEANKSIAVAIASMLQKNLGANVELENQEWKSYLVARKQGNFDVMRASWCGDYNEASTFLSLLRSGSSGNFARYSSEAYDNAMNSALAATNEKARQGFYDQAEQLLATDMPIAPIYYYMQARLVRPTVGGFAKNNVEGRIYSKDLYIKK; from the coding sequence ATGGATTTTAAAAAACATTCAACGGCGTTGCTGATTTCCTCTTTATTCACCCCTTTTCTTGCTACATCAGTTGCTGCGGAGACCTTACCTAAAGGTATTCAACTTGCCGCAGAACAGCATTTAGTACGTGCGAATGACGCAGAGGCGGCGACGCTTGACCCAGCGAAAGCCGAAGGTCTGCCAGAAATGCATGTGATTCGTGACTTATTTGAAGGGCTTGTGATTCAAGATCGTGACGGAAACATTATTCCCGGTGTGGCAGAATCATGGGAAACCAACGACAACCAAACCTTTACTTTTCACTTGCGCAAAGACGCGAAATGGTCGAATGGCGAGCCTGTGACGGCGGATGATTTTGTCTATTCACTGCGCCGAGCGGTGGACCCGAAGACCGCTTCTCCAAATGTTTGGTATCTCAAACTCACCAAGATCAAAAACATCGCCGATGTAGCAGAGGACAAAAAGCCTTTGGACGATCTCGGTATCAAGGCAGTGGATAAATACACCCTACGTTTTGAGTTGGACAGTCAAGTGCCGTACTTTGTTGCTATGACTGGGCACACGTCCATGATGCCAGTGCATCAAGCGACAGTGGAAAACCGCGACAAGCCGTGGAGCGATCCAGACCAATTTGTTAGCAACGGTGCATTCACATTGGATAAGTGGGTCGTGAATGAGCGCATTGAACTGGTTAAGAGTCCAAATTACTGGGACAGCGCAGATACGCATTTAAACAGAGTGACTTACATTCCGTTTGAAAACCAAAACGCGTCAATCAATCGTTATGCGGCAGGAGAGCTGGATATCACGTCAGATGTGCCGACTCATATGGCGCAGAAGCTTAAACAAGATTACAAGCAGGCTTACACGGTGGTGCCATTACTGTGCACGTATTACTACGCGTTCAATACCACTCGTCCGCCATTTGATGATGCGCGAGTGCGTCAAGCGGTGTCGTACTCCATCATGCGTGATGTGATTACGAATGGTGTCACGCAAGTGGGCAACCTTCCTGCGTATACCTTTGCGCATCAGTACACTGCCGGTTTTGATGCGACTCCCCCTGAGTATAGTAAGTGGAGTCAGCAACAACGTGACGAGAAAGCGCGTCAGTTGTTAAAAGAAGCGGGTTACAGCCAAGACAAGCCGCTCGATTTTAAATTGCTGTACAACACCAGTGAGGCAAACAAATCGATCGCGGTTGCGATAGCGTCGATGCTACAAAAAAATCTCGGTGCAAACGTGGAGTTAGAAAACCAAGAGTGGAAGTCGTACTTAGTGGCGCGTAAACAAGGCAATTTCGATGTGATGCGCGCTTCCTGGTGTGGTGATTACAATGAAGCGTCTACTTTCCTGAGCTTACTTCGCTCAGGTTCTTCGGGTAACTTTGCACGTTACAGCAGTGAAGCGTATGACAACGCGATGAACAGTGCATTGGCTGCAACCAATGAGAAAGCGCGCCAAGGATTTTACGACCAAGCTGAACAGTTGCTGGCGACAGATATGCCTATCGCGCCAATCTATTACTACATGCAAGCACGTTTGGTTCGTCCAACCGTGGGTGGCTTTGCAAAGAATAACGTAGAAGGGCGCATCTACTCGAAAGATCTCTACATCAAGAAGTAG
- the mpaA gene encoding murein tripeptide amidase MpaA, whose translation MSLIPRTERAAFLIRPTSYGQSVLGAPLLYFPAQVESALRGLILAGTHGDETASIAGLSCALRSLPAENLRHDVILSMNPDGNQLGTRANANQVDLNRAFPTQNWTEHGTVYRWSSHTPVRDVQVKTGTKNQLEPEVSALINLIELRKPKFVVSFHEPLAFVDDPKHSDLAKWLGEQFQLPIVDDVDYETPGSFGTWCSERDLPCITLELPAISADLTIEKHLSAFIALLRHDPDL comes from the coding sequence GTGAGTCTAATTCCAAGAACGGAAAGAGCGGCATTTTTAATTCGGCCAACATCATACGGTCAATCCGTGCTTGGTGCGCCATTACTGTATTTTCCGGCTCAAGTCGAAAGTGCTTTGCGAGGTTTGATTTTGGCAGGCACTCACGGGGACGAGACGGCCTCGATTGCAGGTTTGTCCTGCGCGCTAAGAAGCTTGCCTGCTGAAAACTTACGACATGATGTGATTCTGTCAATGAATCCTGACGGCAACCAACTAGGCACACGCGCAAATGCAAACCAAGTGGATCTCAATCGCGCGTTTCCAACCCAAAATTGGACTGAGCATGGCACAGTGTATCGATGGAGCTCTCACACACCCGTTCGAGACGTACAGGTGAAAACTGGCACTAAAAACCAACTAGAGCCTGAAGTTAGCGCATTAATTAACTTGATTGAACTGCGCAAGCCAAAGTTTGTGGTGTCGTTTCATGAACCGCTTGCTTTTGTGGATGATCCCAAACATTCCGACCTTGCCAAATGGCTCGGCGAGCAGTTCCAACTGCCAATCGTTGACGATGTCGACTACGAAACACCCGGCTCATTCGGCACTTGGTGTAGTGAACGTGATTTACCTTGCATCACGTTGGAATTACCCGCGATTTCTGCCGATCTCACCATTGAAAAACATCTCTCTGCTTTTATTGCTTTGCTGAGGCACGATCCGGATCTCTAG
- a CDS encoding SIS domain-containing protein, protein MSVVNKIVARRTQLSQSGRLVGDWIVENAEKAALLTSQELAAQVKVSQSSIVKFTQRIGFKGYSEFKLALNEEIGRKHAMQSTPLHSDILADDPIAVISQKLVKAKTDAMFQTTNALSYEACHQAVKWLSEARRVQVVGIGGSALTAKDLSFKLLKLGITALSEQDSHVQIAVARTLSSEDVQIAISYSGERKEILVAAEAAKEQGAKVIALSAPGRSRLRGIADITFDTIANETEHRSSSIASRTAQNVITDLLFIILVQQRDDSARQLISDISTDIKQILT, encoded by the coding sequence GTGTCAGTTGTCAATAAGATAGTCGCGAGGCGTACTCAGCTTTCGCAAAGTGGTCGTTTGGTCGGCGATTGGATTGTTGAAAACGCAGAAAAGGCGGCGCTGCTCACTAGCCAAGAACTTGCGGCGCAAGTAAAAGTGAGTCAATCGAGCATTGTGAAATTTACTCAGCGTATTGGCTTTAAAGGCTACAGCGAGTTTAAGTTAGCTCTGAATGAAGAGATTGGCCGTAAGCATGCGATGCAGTCGACACCGTTGCACAGTGATATTTTGGCAGATGATCCCATCGCGGTTATTTCACAGAAACTGGTGAAAGCAAAAACAGATGCTATGTTTCAAACCACCAATGCGCTGTCTTATGAAGCGTGTCACCAAGCGGTGAAATGGTTGAGCGAAGCGCGTCGAGTGCAAGTGGTCGGGATTGGGGGCTCAGCCCTGACCGCGAAGGATTTAAGCTTTAAACTGCTTAAACTCGGTATTACGGCGCTTTCCGAACAAGACAGCCACGTGCAGATTGCTGTTGCTCGTACCCTCTCTTCAGAAGATGTGCAGATTGCGATTTCGTATTCGGGCGAACGCAAAGAAATTCTCGTCGCGGCAGAAGCGGCAAAAGAGCAGGGCGCGAAGGTGATTGCGTTATCTGCTCCTGGGAGAAGTCGCTTGCGCGGTATTGCCGATATTACGTTTGATACGATTGCCAATGAAACGGAACATCGCAGCTCATCCATTGCTTCGCGTACCGCGCAAAACGTGATCACCGATTTGCTGTTTATCATCTTGGTTCAGCAAAGAGACGACAGTGCCCGTCAGTTGATCAGCGATATCAGTACCGACATCAAACAGATCCTCACATGA
- the murQ gene encoding N-acetylmuramic acid 6-phosphate etherase, with amino-acid sequence MKIDLSRLVTESRNPVSAEIDTLSTIEMLQVINEEDQKVALAVKAVLPQIAKTVDAITAAFANGGRLVYMGAGTSGRLGILDASECPPTYGTHPDMVIGLIAGGHQAILKAVENAEDNAKMGQDDLKALHLTKHDVVVGIAASGRTPYVLGGLEYAKSIGATTASIACNPECAMAEAADIAILPIVGAEVVTGSSRMKAGTAQKLVLNMLTTGAMIRSGKVFGNLMVDVEATNAKLIQRQTNIVVEATDASKEEAERALNACGRHCKTAILMILADLDAEQAKSRLAAHNGFIRAALNNN; translated from the coding sequence ATGAAAATTGATTTAAGCCGATTGGTGACAGAAAGCCGTAATCCAGTCAGTGCAGAGATTGATACGCTTTCGACCATCGAGATGCTGCAAGTCATTAATGAAGAGGATCAAAAAGTCGCGCTCGCGGTCAAAGCAGTGCTACCACAAATTGCAAAGACGGTTGATGCAATTACTGCAGCGTTCGCCAATGGTGGCCGTTTGGTTTACATGGGAGCAGGCACATCAGGCCGCTTAGGAATTCTTGATGCGAGCGAGTGTCCTCCTACCTACGGCACGCATCCAGATATGGTGATTGGCTTAATTGCTGGTGGACATCAAGCGATTTTAAAAGCGGTAGAAAACGCAGAAGACAACGCGAAAATGGGTCAAGACGACTTAAAAGCACTTCACCTCACCAAGCATGACGTGGTTGTAGGCATTGCAGCGAGTGGCCGTACACCTTATGTACTAGGTGGTTTGGAGTACGCTAAATCCATCGGAGCCACGACCGCATCTATCGCTTGTAATCCAGAATGTGCCATGGCAGAAGCGGCCGACATCGCGATTCTGCCGATAGTTGGCGCAGAGGTTGTCACTGGATCTTCTCGCATGAAAGCTGGCACCGCACAAAAACTGGTGCTAAACATGCTCACGACAGGCGCAATGATTCGTAGCGGTAAGGTATTTGGCAACTTAATGGTGGATGTAGAAGCCACTAACGCCAAGCTCATACAACGCCAAACCAACATTGTTGTGGAAGCAACCGACGCATCAAAAGAAGAAGCAGAGCGAGCATTAAATGCCTGCGGTCGCCACTGCAAAACCGCCATCTTA